The Pyrobaculum sp. 3827-6 genome has a segment encoding these proteins:
- a CDS encoding bifunctional precorrin-2 dehydrogenase/sirohydrochlorin ferrochelatase, with protein MKIPLWIEASRLRVLVFGGGSVGTRRAKFFASAGASVRVLTREATPELRDAGVEIKLVDLYHYDPAGDVEWADVVVIAVNDPALAERLFKIAEAAGKLVNDATDASRTHVVVPYERAVSGLRVAVTSEGAAGAPARLSLDIIENCLKKSWIPAFYEVYRELKKVAKDAIGDVKTRLKFYQTLSEDAEFLDHVKNGRIQEALARGRRIMGDLLSAGRQPSP; from the coding sequence GTGAAAATTCCACTCTGGATTGAGGCGTCTAGGCTAAGGGTGTTGGTATTCGGCGGCGGCTCCGTGGGGACGCGTAGGGCTAAGTTCTTCGCCTCCGCCGGCGCGTCGGTGAGGGTGTTGACTAGAGAAGCCACGCCGGAGCTGAGGGACGCCGGCGTAGAGATTAAGCTGGTGGATCTCTACCATTACGATCCTGCGGGGGACGTGGAGTGGGCCGACGTTGTCGTAATTGCGGTGAACGACCCCGCGCTGGCTGAGAGGCTCTTTAAGATTGCGGAGGCCGCCGGGAAGCTGGTAAACGACGCCACAGACGCCTCTAGGACCCACGTCGTTGTGCCGTATGAAAGAGCCGTGAGCGGGCTTAGGGTGGCTGTGACAAGCGAAGGCGCCGCCGGGGCGCCGGCGCGGCTGTCCCTAGACATAATTGAGAACTGTCTGAAAAAAAGCTGGATACCGGCGTTTTACGAGGTATACAGAGAGCTGAAAAAAGTGGCGAAGGACGCCATAGGCGACGTAAAGACACGGCTTAAATTCTACCAGACTCTTAGCGAAGACGCCGAGTTCCTCGACCATGTAAAAAACGGGAGGATACAAGAGGCGCTCGCCAGAGGGAGGCGGATCATGGGGGACCTGCTCTCGGCAGGTAGACAGCCCAGCCCGTAG
- a CDS encoding zinc ribbon domain-containing protein: protein MARRSVAVPLLLDGNQFLDFLELERGYKRVKRLVVDHLVEKYGGRRVGFFKAWHEVKDLVRQMGLPSAYQTQAVKDAVETYNGWAEAGGRPPAVRHAAPYVADTAWRLASLTSLSIRLMSSRHVVELWPHKRFWRFEWLVRTGRAKRASTIRLKRIKNRVYAVFVYELEPEPPREPEAVVAFDVNENTVVAARVYLKATVDRVAQWNREWISPPISIRVFRTDFGRLAKRYDSIRRKWAKELTVEINGRKLSGAHTREYRKKVKRLRERNRKKDRVYKIAHELTKEPAVLVTEELGKKPQEEIAQKKISPQLRHRIKQTPMKAVVEKARDKAAERGLRLLLVSSYKNSQTCPLHYMQLSFPTGAKVGHCPRGHRVHRDVAAVLNMLMRAVEKLEPTYAEAVKNAMSILDEKQLEMWTEAMLSVERTAKAQWPDVLARASPMTPPGEAAVTPAGDGGRLRPAPRGGEGARNN, encoded by the coding sequence GTGGCTAGGCGTTCTGTGGCTGTTCCGCTTCTGCTGGATGGCAACCAGTTTCTGGACTTCCTTGAGCTTGAGAGGGGGTACAAGAGGGTTAAGCGGCTGGTGGTAGACCACTTAGTGGAGAAGTATGGTGGGAGGAGGGTTGGCTTCTTCAAGGCCTGGCACGAAGTGAAGGACCTTGTGAGGCAGATGGGATTGCCATCTGCCTACCAGACACAGGCGGTGAAGGATGCCGTGGAGACGTACAACGGCTGGGCTGAGGCTGGCGGAAGGCCTCCCGCGGTCAGGCACGCGGCGCCCTATGTCGCCGATACCGCGTGGCGCCTCGCCTCCCTCACGTCGCTATCCATACGCCTCATGTCCAGTAGGCATGTGGTAGAGCTGTGGCCGCACAAGAGGTTCTGGAGGTTTGAGTGGCTGGTGAGGACGGGGAGGGCCAAGAGGGCGTCTACGATACGTCTTAAGCGCATCAAAAACAGAGTGTACGCCGTCTTCGTATATGAGCTGGAGCCGGAGCCGCCGAGGGAGCCGGAGGCGGTGGTCGCCTTCGACGTCAACGAGAACACGGTTGTAGCGGCTAGAGTTTACCTGAAGGCCACGGTAGACAGAGTTGCCCAGTGGAACAGAGAGTGGATATCTCCGCCCATTTCGATTAGGGTGTTCCGCACCGACTTCGGCCGCTTAGCAAAGAGATATGATTCAATTAGAAGGAAGTGGGCTAAGGAGCTGACCGTGGAGATAAACGGGAGGAAGCTCTCCGGCGCCCACACTAGGGAGTATAGAAAGAAGGTCAAGAGGCTAAGGGAACGCAACCGAAAGAAAGACCGCGTCTATAAAATCGCCCACGAGCTCACGAAGGAGCCCGCCGTACTCGTAACTGAGGAATTGGGAAAAAAGCCCCAGGAGGAGATAGCTCAGAAAAAGATAAGTCCACAGCTGAGGCACCGGATAAAGCAGACGCCTATGAAGGCGGTTGTGGAGAAGGCGAGGGACAAAGCCGCTGAACGCGGCTTGAGGCTTCTGTTGGTGTCCTCGTACAAGAACTCCCAGACTTGTCCATTACACTATATGCAACTCTCCTTCCCGACGGGAGCCAAGGTGGGCCACTGCCCCAGGGGACATCGGGTACACAGAGATGTGGCGGCTGTGCTGAACATGCTGATGAGGGCTGTGGAGAAGCTGGAACCTACATACGCCGAGGCGGTCAAAAATGCGATGTCCATATTGGACGAAAAGCAACTGGAGATGTGGACTGAGGCTATGCTGAGCGTTGAGCGTACCGCTAAGGCCCAATGGCCCGATGTGCTGGCCCGGGCCAGCCCCATGACCCCGCCGGGCGAGGCGGCGGTGACCCCGGCCGGGGACGGAGGGCGCCTACGACCCGCCCCGAGGGGCGGGGAGGGGGCCAGAAACAACTGA
- a CDS encoding uroporphyrinogen-III synthase has product MEPQVVVVRLKEGPCPGGALCVAVGGVEPRRGVEIPDGDYLVVMSPVVADAVDIAEVRRKFRCVICVGPSTAERVGDCVVPREYTSYGVARLLRELAPGRVVVLRSSRGNEVLRRLIPNVVEVPVYDVKVDTARLREAAGLISRAKAVVLTSSTVAELAANVADLRGKVVVAIGRVTAERLAELGIPHITADEATIESAVRTALKALGGGSVVSGPLPAPRGGS; this is encoded by the coding sequence ATGGAGCCGCAGGTGGTAGTAGTCAGGCTTAAGGAGGGGCCCTGCCCCGGGGGGGCCCTCTGCGTCGCGGTGGGGGGCGTGGAGCCCCGGAGGGGCGTGGAGATCCCCGATGGGGACTATCTAGTCGTCATGAGCCCCGTGGTGGCCGACGCTGTGGATATCGCCGAGGTGAGGCGGAAGTTTAGGTGCGTCATCTGTGTGGGGCCTTCGACTGCCGAGAGAGTGGGGGACTGCGTGGTTCCCCGGGAATACACGAGCTACGGCGTCGCCCGCCTGCTGAGGGAGCTTGCGCCGGGGAGGGTGGTGGTGCTTAGGTCAAGCCGGGGCAACGAAGTTCTGAGGAGATTGATTCCCAACGTGGTGGAGGTGCCGGTTTACGACGTCAAGGTGGACACGGCGCGGTTGAGGGAGGCGGCTGGCCTCATCTCGAGGGCGAAGGCCGTGGTGCTCACCAGCTCCACGGTGGCTGAGCTGGCCGCAAACGTTGCAGATCTGAGGGGTAAGGTAGTGGTGGCAATCGGTAGGGTGACGGCGGAGAGGCTTGCCGAGCTCGGCATTCCGCACATCACCGCCGACGAGGCCACTATCGAGAGCGCGGTGAGGACGGCCCTAAAGGCGCTGGGGGGTGGGTCAGTTGTTTCTGGCCCCCTCCCCGCCCCTCGGGGCGGGTCGTAG
- the cobA gene encoding uroporphyrinogen-III C-methyltransferase, which produces MGRVYIVGAGPGDPELITVRGLRLIETADVVLHDRLVPRELLARVKPGALVVDVGKSPGGVGPSQEEINELLYKYAQLYDVVVRLHGGDPLVFGRGFEECEYLVARGVRCEFVPGVTSGLAAPARFYIPPVVRGTASSVALVTGREDPSKGRRQVDFRKLAGAVDTIIVYMGASAAGEIAGELLAGGLPPDTPVAVIKSAYRPDEECLKTTLGSLGPVPSPSIIVIGRVVERGLALWSRRW; this is translated from the coding sequence GTGGGTCGTGTGTATATCGTCGGCGCGGGGCCGGGGGACCCCGAGCTTATTACTGTAAGAGGACTCCGCCTGATCGAAACCGCCGATGTCGTCCTTCACGACAGGCTCGTCCCTAGGGAGTTGCTCGCCAGAGTTAAGCCCGGGGCGCTGGTGGTGGACGTGGGGAAGAGCCCCGGAGGCGTGGGCCCCTCGCAGGAAGAGATAAACGAGCTGTTGTATAAATACGCGCAACTGTACGACGTGGTGGTGAGGCTCCACGGCGGGGATCCGCTGGTATTCGGGAGGGGGTTTGAGGAATGTGAATACCTGGTGGCTAGGGGGGTGCGGTGCGAGTTCGTGCCGGGGGTGACCAGCGGGCTGGCGGCGCCGGCGAGATTCTACATACCCCCCGTGGTTAGGGGGACCGCCAGCTCGGTGGCGCTGGTCACTGGGAGGGAGGACCCCTCAAAGGGGAGGCGCCAGGTGGACTTCAGAAAACTGGCGGGGGCGGTGGACACGATTATCGTCTACATGGGCGCCTCCGCCGCCGGGGAGATCGCGGGGGAGCTTCTCGCTGGCGGTCTGCCGCCGGATACGCCGGTGGCTGTTATAAAATCGGCGTACCGCCCCGACGAGGAGTGTCTAAAAACTACACTCGGCTCCCTCGGCCCGGTGCCCAGCCCAAGCATAATCGTGATTGGCAGGGTGGTGGAGAGGGGGCTTGCGCTATGGAGCCGCAGGTGGTAG
- the hemL gene encoding glutamate-1-semialdehyde 2,1-aminomutase, translating to MVFDRARRVFPGGVNSPARALKHLPAPLVAQGAEGPYLYTDRGRLVDYCLAFGAVILGHGNPRVREAVEAQLRRGWIYALLTEQEVEFAERIRRHVPSVEKMRIVNTGTEATMNAVRLARGYTKRDVIIKFDGNFHGSHDYVLVKAGSGAATWGVPTSAGIPQDVVKLTVVTPYNDTEAFYKAVREVGERLAAVIVEPIAGNYGLIIPDRDFIKALREETERVGALLIFDEIITGFRVGLGGAQGHFGVKPDLTTLGKVIGGGFPIGVFGGRGDVMDLVAPSGPVYNAGTFNAHPVSVAAGLATLRELETGQPYKTANEAAEKIAKAVEDVAGRAGFDVVVKQIASMFQLYFKKGDVKTPQDVRESNERLYLKLHELAIKHGVYLTPSQYEVNFTSAAHTREVVEETIAALEKAFTELKSQIG from the coding sequence ATGGTGTTTGACAGAGCTAGGAGAGTGTTTCCAGGCGGCGTCAACTCCCCGGCGCGCGCCCTGAAGCACCTGCCCGCGCCTCTGGTGGCCCAAGGCGCCGAGGGGCCCTACCTCTACACAGACAGGGGGAGGCTCGTGGACTACTGCCTGGCGTTCGGCGCGGTGATCCTCGGCCACGGCAACCCACGGGTGAGGGAGGCCGTCGAGGCCCAGCTGAGGCGGGGCTGGATATACGCACTCCTCACGGAGCAGGAGGTGGAATTCGCCGAGAGGATCCGGCGGCACGTCCCCTCTGTGGAGAAGATGCGTATTGTAAACACCGGCACCGAGGCCACTATGAACGCCGTGAGGCTGGCCAGGGGCTACACCAAGAGAGACGTCATCATAAAGTTCGACGGGAACTTCCACGGCTCCCACGACTACGTCTTGGTCAAGGCCGGGTCGGGAGCCGCCACCTGGGGGGTGCCCACAAGCGCCGGCATACCGCAGGACGTGGTGAAGCTTACAGTTGTGACTCCCTACAACGACACAGAGGCCTTCTATAAAGCGGTGAGGGAGGTGGGGGAGAGGCTCGCGGCTGTTATCGTGGAGCCCATAGCGGGCAACTACGGCTTAATCATACCCGACCGCGACTTCATAAAAGCGCTTAGGGAGGAGACGGAGCGCGTGGGGGCCCTCTTGATATTTGACGAGATAATCACAGGCTTTAGAGTGGGGCTCGGCGGCGCCCAGGGGCACTTCGGCGTCAAGCCCGACCTGACCACCCTGGGGAAAGTGATAGGCGGGGGCTTCCCCATCGGCGTCTTCGGCGGGAGGGGGGACGTGATGGATCTGGTGGCCCCCAGCGGCCCGGTGTACAACGCCGGGACCTTCAACGCCCACCCGGTCTCGGTCGCCGCGGGCCTGGCGACGCTGAGGGAGCTTGAGACCGGCCAGCCCTACAAGACTGCGAACGAGGCGGCGGAGAAGATAGCCAAGGCCGTGGAGGACGTAGCTGGACGCGCCGGGTTCGACGTCGTGGTGAAGCAGATTGCCTCCATGTTCCAGCTCTATTTCAAAAAAGGAGACGTGAAGACGCCGCAAGACGTGAGAGAAAGCAACGAGAGGCTCTACCTCAAACTCCACGAACTAGCTATTAAACACGGCGTCTACCTAACCCCCTCTCAGTATGAGGTGAATTTCACCTCGGCGGCCCACACCAGGGAGGTAGTGGAGGAGACCATAGCCGCCCTCGAGAAGGCCTTTACAGAATTAAAAAGCCAAATCGGGTAG